From Camelina sativa cultivar DH55 chromosome 20, Cs, whole genome shotgun sequence, the proteins below share one genomic window:
- the LOC104769525 gene encoding uncharacterized protein LOC104769525, whose product MGKLLCDSTATFQSPSPTVPWREPSTAAAVSLDDVDLVDQSAAAAAVEAVEKTMEAAATAWDEVFGLEEQQRRHLSRLHARGVLWKHPGKDDSSASVVFRLSHGGEVSSDGNCLFTASHKAMEARGIDARDLRRRTVRRFLEDFGSASEGEKEVITDAIRHMYSPDLKSGWGIHIVQEEKLLAKKDERETLDSAIDELIQIGMQRETAAESIYRERCLPVNDGLSWAKYMSISGSSEDEYDIITLQYTEDGLLSVEENREGHAAAFGDDIAIECLATEFKREIYVVQAHGSDGMVEEENCVFFLPHKPRSEVLDVPVFLFMKGTGWCGGGADHYEPLIANPSPLISHEKVALVL is encoded by the exons ATGGGTAAGCttttgtgtgattccacggCAACATTTCAATCTCCTTCGCCTACGGTTCCTTGGAGAGAGCCTTCAACAGCCGCCGCCGTATCTCTCGACGACGTGGATCTTGTTGACCAATCCGCGGCGGCTGCGGCGGTCGAAGCGGTGGAGAAGACGATGGAGGCGGCGGCTACGGCGTGGGATGAGGTTTTTGGTCTTGAGGAGCAGCAAAGACGGCATCTTAGCCGGCTTCACGCGAGGGGTGTGTTGTGGAAGCATCCTGGGAAAGACGATTCCTCTGCTTCCGTCGTTTTCCGTCTTTCCCACGGCGGAGAGGTTTCTTCCGACGGGAACTGTCTTTTCACCGCGTCGCACAAGGCCATGGAGGCGCGTGGGATCGACGCGCGAGATTTGCGGCGGCGTACGGTGAGGAGGTTTTTGGAGGATTTCGGATCTGCGAGCGAGGGTGAGAAGGAGGTTATTACGGATGCGATAAGGCATATGTATTCGCCGGATCTGAAGAGTGGTTGGGGGATTCATATCGTTCAGGAAGAGAAGTTGTTGGCCAAGAAAGATGAAAGGGAGACTCTAGATTCCGCCATTGATGAGCTTATTCAGATTGGGATGCAGAG agaaactgcGGCAGAGTCGATCTACAGAGAGAGGTGTCTGCCTGTGAACGATGGACTTAGTTGGGCTAAGTACATGTCGATTTCAGGGTCATCAGAGGATGAGTATGACATTATCACCTTGCAGTATACGGAAGATGGGTTGTTATCTGTAGAAGAGAACAGAGAAGGACATGCAGCTGCGTTTGGGGATGATATTGCAATTGAATGTCTCGCCACAGAATTCAAACGAGAAATCTATGTG GTGCAAGCTCATGGATCAGATGGGATGGTAGAGGAAGAGAACTGTGTGTTCTTCCTTCCACACAAACCAAGAAGTGAAGTCCTTGATGTCCCAGTCTTTCTTTTCATGAAAGGCACAG GTTGGTGTGGTGGTGGAGCAGACCATTACGAGCCATTGATTGCGAATCCATCTCCGCTGATATCTCATGAGAAAGTCGCCCTTGTTCTCTGA